The Elusimicrobiota bacterium sequence GCGGGCGGCGGTTCAGGAACGACGGGCGCGGTCTCCGGAACCGAGGGCCGGAATATCAAAGAAGGTTCCTCCTGCGGGAGCGCGACCACGGAGGTCTTCTCGCCACCCGCCGGGGCCGGGACAATCCTTTGGCGGAGGTAAAGCCCGACGAACACGAAGGCCGTGACCCCGGCCGAGAACATCATCAGCGTCAAGAGGAACCACGCCAGGTCGGTCTTTCGTCGAAAAGACAAGAGGGCGCGCTTCCTGTGGGCGTTCAGTTTTTTCTGCGGGGAAAGGTCGCTGGGCGGCAAGTTCATAGGGTTCCTCTCGTCATTCCTTTAAGCGGCCTGGGCCGAAACGGGACCGGATTCCGATAGACGGCGTCGCATCCCCTCCGCCTCCTCGCCACGGTCCTGGGTCTCATACGAAATCATCAAATTCGTGAGCGCTGCCCGGACCATCGGGTGGCGCGGATGGTAGGAACGCTCCGCGGCCCGGAGCAAATGAGTTAAAAGCCGATCCGCTTCCTCGTAACAGGCCCGTTCAAAATAAAGAGCGGCCAACCCGCTTTGGGTGCGGAAGAGGTCCGGCGATTCCGGGCCGTAGGTCCGCTCGTAAATTTCCCAAGCCCGAAGAAATCCAGCCTCCGCCCGCTCGAAGCGATGGATCGCGGCGTGGGCCTCCGCCAGCGGCCCGAGCGTTTCCGCCACCTGGGGGTGGCCGGGCCCCAGGAGGTTTTCACGAATGGCCAACGCTCTTTCCAAGGCTTTGAGCGCTCGCCTCGGACGCCCCTCCGCCAAATAGAGGACCCCCAGATGAAGAAGGTCGAAGGCCGCACTGAGACCCCACGCCCCTTCGGTCCGCTCATGGACACCCAACGCCCGCTGATAGAGAGATTCTGCCTCAATGGCGCGTCCTTGGGCCTTTTCCAAATGACCGAGGCGCACCCAAACGGTGGCGGTTTCCGCATGGCGTTCGCCCAGGGACCGTCGAAAAATATCCAGCGCTTTCTCGAAATGGGCCCGCGCGGCCGCCGGGCGGCCGCCGGCCGTCTCCAGGTCCCCCTGAGCCAAGAGAACCCGGCCCATGGACGCGTTGTCTTCCCCGAACACGATGCGCGTGATCTTGCGCGCGCGCTTCATGTGAATGTCCGCCTCTTCGGCGCGCCCGCGCCGGGCGATGATCCGGGCCAACGACTCCAAATCCTGGGCCACCTGCACGCTGTTTTGGACCGCGTCCCGCTCGTGAATCTTGAGCGCCAACAGCAAAACCGCTTCCGCTTCGGCGAAGCGACCCATGGTTTCGTAGTCCCGGGAAAGGCCTGCCATGGGATGAGCGAGACACTGGTGTTCCGGCCCGTAAATTTTTTCTTTGGCGGCGAGAAACTGCAACCGAAGGGGTTCGGCCTCCAAGAGCCGGCCTTGCTGGACATAGAAATCGGCCAACGCTTCCAGAGCGTCCATCCGCCGATGGTTGAAACGGCCCAACCGCTCGGCCGTTTGCACGGCCGCTTTCAATTGATCTTCAATTTTCTCGGATGCGGCGGGCGAAGGCATAGATGAGTCCCAGGCTCCTATTTTACTATAGCGGCGGCCAAGAGGGGAACTTTCCCACAACCCAAACGTTCCCTAAAGCGGAGGAAAAACCATGACCACCCCCCGCGACCTGTTTCCAGATTGGATTTCGGACGAGACGTACCCGCCGCCCCCAACAGACATGGAGGCCATGGACGCCTATTCCCGGGCGGTGGGCGGCGCCGTGGACCGCGTGGGGCCGGCTGTGGTTCAAGTGGAGGTGACGCGGTCCGCGGGGCCTAACGCGTGGCCGGGAGGGACCCTGCGAGGGGCGGGGTCCGGACTGCTCTTTACGCCGGACGGGTTTCTGGTGACCAACAGCCACGTGGTGCGGGAAGCCCAGCGAACCGATGTGACGCTGGCCGACGGGCAGAAATTCGAGGCGGAGATTGTCGGCGACGACCCGCACACGGACCTCGCCGTCCTCCGCATTCACGGCACGAAACTCCCCGCCGCGCGTTTTGGAAATTCCAACCGCCTCCGGCCCGGTCAGCTGGTCGTGGCCATCGGCAACCCCCTGGGGTTTCAGGCGACGGTCACCGCCGGAGTGGTGAGCGCCTTGGGGCGGTCCCTGCGGAGCCAAACCGGACGGCTGATCGAGAACGTTATTCAAACGGACGCGGCGCTCAATCCTGGAAATTCGGGAGGCCCGCTCGTCACCGCCTCGGCCGAGGTGGTGGGCATCAACACCGCCATCATCCGCCAGGCCCAGGGCATCTGCTTCGCCATCCCCTCCGACACGGTTCAGTGGGTGGCCGCGAGGCTCCTTCAATTCGGGAGGGTGGCGCGCGCCTTCCTGGGCGTCCAGGCCCAGGACCGGGCCGTGCCCCTTCCCCTGGCGCGGCTCCATCGCCTCGCGGAACCCCGGGGCGTGGGCGTGCTGGGCGTCGAACCCTTCAGCCCCGCCAACCTCGCCGGACTTCGCCGCGGCGACATTCTGGTGGGCTGGAACGAAAGCCCCCTGACCACCACGAACAGCCTCCTCCGTCTGTTGACCGAAGAGGCCATCGGCCGGGAACACACCCTGTCCGTGCTCCGGGGAACCGATCGGATCAGGATCCCCATCTCCCCTTCCCCCGAAACCGTTCGGGAATCCCGCTAACGGGAGAGGTGCGGCGGAAGAGAATGGAGACGTGCCCCTATGGGGAGCGGAAACGAAAATTCAACGGGGAAGTTAACCGATTACGGACGAACGTCCGCGCCGGGGCGGGGGACCATGGTGATGGCGTCCCAGGGACAAATCTTGAGACAGAGAGTGCACCCCGTGCAAACGTCGGGCTGGACGTCACAGACGACCAACCCCGTCGGAAGGGTGATGTCTTGGGACACCTTGACGATGCAGGTGTCGTGGGGGGCGACCGCGATGCAGGCTTCGCAACCGGTACAACGGTCGGCCGAAATGTACGCGATGGTGCGGGACTTGCGGGTGGGGGTGGCCATGGGGAGAGAGTGTACCCCCTCCAACGGCCGCCTGTCAATTTTTTCGTGACGGTTCGTCGACCGCTCTCAAGCTCCGGGAAAGCGCCGGGCGGACCCCGCCTCCCCGGCATTTGACAGAGCCCCCGATCTCAGGGTAGAATGCGTTATTATGCCTAAGCGAACCTTTCAACCTCACAAACGTCGGCGCAAGAAAACCATCGGTTTTCGCGCGCGGATGGCTACGCCCGGCGGACAGCGCGTTCTCAAACGGCGCCGTCAAAAGGGCCGTTGGAAATTGAACCCATAGTCGATCCCCGACTCATCCCGCACGTGCCTTCCTGAGCCGACGATCTCGTTTTTCTTTTGAAAAACCGGATTTTGGCCGGGGGTTCGTCGGAACAGCGGCAGGAGGATCGGATGACGGATTCCCCAGCGGCCGTGGGTAATTTTTCATTTCAGCGCCACGAACGGCTGACGGGCCCGGATTTTAAACGGGCCCAACGGCAAGGACGGCGACGGGTGGGAAAACTCCTGACGCTCTGGGCCTTCCGCCGCCCGGGCGCGCCGGCGCGAGCCGCCCGGCTGGGGATCGTCGTGGGGCGCCGCCACGGCGGGGCCGTTCAGCGAAACCTGTTCAAACGCCGGACGAGGGAAGCCTTTCGAAACAACAAACCTTGGCCCCGGGGTTGGGATTTGGTGGTGGCGCCCAAAACACCCGGGCCTTTCCCCCCCGCCTTCGCTCCCCTGCGGGACGACCTGCTGGAAACCACCCGGAAATTGGGGGTTTTTAAAGAACATGTTTGATCGTGGTTTGAGTGTGATGCTCTCTTTTCTGGTTCGACTGTACCAGGCCGCCGGGTTTTTCTGGAAACCCCGGTGCCGGTACTGGCCCACCTGCTCGGAATATTCCCGGGAAGCCCTGGAACGGCACGGCGCCCGGCGCGGCGTTCTTCTAACCGCCCGACGTCTCGCCCGTTGCCGCCCTTGGGGCGGCCACGGCTATGACCCGGTACCTCAACTACAAAAGGCCCTCTCATGAAGAAAAATTATGTTTTGGCGTTCGCTCTTTCTTTCGCGGTATTGATGTCCTGGCAATACATGATGGGCCGCCACAAGCCCCCCGCGGGGGAGCCGGACGCGCCCGCCTCCATGGGCGCCCCGTCCCCGGAAAAAATCGACCGCGTGGTTTCCCCGTCGGCCGGAGCGAAGGCCCCGGACATCCGCCGGGAAAACGCGGTGGTCTTTGAGATCGGCGACAACCGCGTCACGGTGAACCGCTGGGGCGGCGCCGTGGCCCAATGGGAGATCAAAGAAGCCAAAGAAGACGCCCAATGGCTGACCCTGTCCCCGGTTAAGGAATTTGCGGTCCAACCCTTGGCCACCTTTCCCGACCTTCCCTTCGAAGTCCGCCGCGAGGGGGATCGACTGCTTTTAACCGCCAAACGGGACGACGGGCTCTTGATTGAAAAATCGATCCTCGTGTCCCCCCACAGCCATCTGCACCAGGTGTCGGTGACTTTGACCAACCGGGGCAAGGCCCCCCTTTCTCCGACTTACGAGATCGGTTGGGGGCCGGGCGTTGAAGCGGGCGATGAGAAGGGAAAAGACGGTCGGGAGGCCAAAGGGTTTCAACGAGCTCTTGCCTTCGAGGCCCCCAAGCTCGTTCACCTGAAACCCGGGACTACGACGAGACCCTATCGTTGGTGGGGCGTGGACGGCCACTACTTCCTTGCGGCCTTCATCACCCCGACGGGTCGAGAAACCGCCGACGTCAAATTGCATGTCGAAAAAGAAGAACATTACTTTTCCGTCCACCGAGTCGTTTCCGCTCAAATGGAACCCGGCGCCACCCAGGAAGAAACCGCCGCCTTCTACCTGGGCCCCAAGGGATACCAAAACCTCAAGAGCCTGGGGTTCGGATTGGAACGGTCCGTCGACTTCGGGTATTTCGCCCCCTTCGGGAAAGTGATCCACCGGGCCCTCTTCACCTTCCACAAGGTCACGCGGAATTACGGCTGGGCCATCATCGTCCTGACGGTCATCATTCAAATCCTGGTCCTCCCCCTCACCATCAAAAGTTTCCAGCACGGCCAAAAAATGAAGTTGATTCAACCCCAGATGAAACGGCTTCAAGAACTCTATAAGAACGACGCCCGTCGGTTAAACAGCGAGATGTTGGCGCTCTATCAACGGCACGGCATGCGGTTCATGGGGATGGAGGGATGCGTGCCCATGTTGATCCAATTGCCGGTCTTCTGGGCGCTCTTCTCCACTCTCCGGAACACCTACGAGCTCCGCCACGCCCCCTGGTTCGGCTGGGTGAAGGACCTCTCGGCCCACGATCCGTTTTACGTCCTGCCGGTCCTGATGGGCGCCGGCATGTTCTTCCAGCAGAAAATGTCCATGAGTTCCGTGGACCCCTCCCAGAGGCAGATCATGTACATGATGCCGATCGTCTTCACCTTCATCTTCCTCAAAATGCCGGCGGGCCTCGTGATTTACTGGCTGACCAACAGTCTCGTGACCATCGGGGTTCAGTTGATCCTCATGCGGCGGGCCGCCGCCACCGCGGCCGCGCGATGAAAGATTGGACGGGAGAGGGAAAAACCGCCGAAGCCGCGGTGGCCCGGGGCCTGAAAAAACTGGGGCTCACGGCGGAACAGGTC is a genomic window containing:
- the rpmH gene encoding 50S ribosomal protein L34, whose translation is MPKRTFQPHKRRRKKTIGFRARMATPGGQRVLKRRRQKGRWKLNP
- a CDS encoding 4Fe-4S dicluster domain-containing protein, with protein sequence MATPTRKSRTIAYISADRCTGCEACIAVAPHDTCIVKVSQDITLPTGLVVCDVQPDVCTGCTLCLKICPWDAITMVPRPGADVRP
- the rnpA gene encoding ribonuclease P protein component, with amino-acid sequence MTDSPAAVGNFSFQRHERLTGPDFKRAQRQGRRRVGKLLTLWAFRRPGAPARAARLGIVVGRRHGGAVQRNLFKRRTREAFRNNKPWPRGWDLVVAPKTPGPFPPAFAPLRDDLLETTRKLGVFKEHV
- a CDS encoding trypsin-like peptidase domain-containing protein, translating into MTTPRDLFPDWISDETYPPPPTDMEAMDAYSRAVGGAVDRVGPAVVQVEVTRSAGPNAWPGGTLRGAGSGLLFTPDGFLVTNSHVVREAQRTDVTLADGQKFEAEIVGDDPHTDLAVLRIHGTKLPAARFGNSNRLRPGQLVVAIGNPLGFQATVTAGVVSALGRSLRSQTGRLIENVIQTDAALNPGNSGGPLVTASAEVVGINTAIIRQAQGICFAIPSDTVQWVAARLLQFGRVARAFLGVQAQDRAVPLPLARLHRLAEPRGVGVLGVEPFSPANLAGLRRGDILVGWNESPLTTTNSLLRLLTEEAIGREHTLSVLRGTDRIRIPISPSPETVRESR
- the yidD gene encoding membrane protein insertion efficiency factor YidD; amino-acid sequence: MFDRGLSVMLSFLVRLYQAAGFFWKPRCRYWPTCSEYSREALERHGARRGVLLTARRLARCRPWGGHGYDPVPQLQKALS
- a CDS encoding tetratricopeptide repeat protein; this translates as MKAAVQTAERLGRFNHRRMDALEALADFYVQQGRLLEAEPLRLQFLAAKEKIYGPEHQCLAHPMAGLSRDYETMGRFAEAEAVLLLALKIHERDAVQNSVQVAQDLESLARIIARRGRAEEADIHMKRARKITRIVFGEDNASMGRVLLAQGDLETAGGRPAAARAHFEKALDIFRRSLGERHAETATVWVRLGHLEKAQGRAIEAESLYQRALGVHERTEGAWGLSAAFDLLHLGVLYLAEGRPRRALKALERALAIRENLLGPGHPQVAETLGPLAEAHAAIHRFERAEAGFLRAWEIYERTYGPESPDLFRTQSGLAALYFERACYEEADRLLTHLLRAAERSYHPRHPMVRAALTNLMISYETQDRGEEAEGMRRRLSESGPVSAQAA
- the yidC gene encoding membrane protein insertase YidC; protein product: MKKNYVLAFALSFAVLMSWQYMMGRHKPPAGEPDAPASMGAPSPEKIDRVVSPSAGAKAPDIRRENAVVFEIGDNRVTVNRWGGAVAQWEIKEAKEDAQWLTLSPVKEFAVQPLATFPDLPFEVRREGDRLLLTAKRDDGLLIEKSILVSPHSHLHQVSVTLTNRGKAPLSPTYEIGWGPGVEAGDEKGKDGREAKGFQRALAFEAPKLVHLKPGTTTRPYRWWGVDGHYFLAAFITPTGRETADVKLHVEKEEHYFSVHRVVSAQMEPGATQEETAAFYLGPKGYQNLKSLGFGLERSVDFGYFAPFGKVIHRALFTFHKVTRNYGWAIIVLTVIIQILVLPLTIKSFQHGQKMKLIQPQMKRLQELYKNDARRLNSEMLALYQRHGMRFMGMEGCVPMLIQLPVFWALFSTLRNTYELRHAPWFGWVKDLSAHDPFYVLPVLMGAGMFFQQKMSMSSVDPSQRQIMYMMPIVFTFIFLKMPAGLVIYWLTNSLVTIGVQLILMRRAAATAAAR